One region of Vigna angularis cultivar LongXiaoDou No.4 chromosome 10, ASM1680809v1, whole genome shotgun sequence genomic DNA includes:
- the LOC108334688 gene encoding probable WRKY transcription factor 4 isoform X3: MAGGGSGDRPPWKESAPPRPTISLPPRAASMETLFNGGFSPGPMTLLSGFLTDGDDSSKSFSQLLAGAMFSPVASTAVHDSHGLFSPSQVPAATSNATQPLIPPLTANSWATMTESTDHSHSEQKLQSSSLNVDKPADDGYNWRKYGQKQVKGSEFPRSYYKCTHPHCPVKKKVERSLEGHVTAIIYKGEHNHQRPHPNKRSKDSVPSNEHSNMQGNASAYQGMTKMDPESSQATTDHLSGSDSEEVGDHEAEDDEKNVEPDPKRSKTEATNLDPASSHRTVTEPRIIVQTTSEVDLLDDGYRWRKYGQKVVKGNPYPRSYYKCTTPGCKVRKHVERASTDPKAVITTYEGKHNHDVPAAKTSSHVMASNNTAQIKSQNSNHGKQSFGNRDIGGNEQQPVARLRLKEEQIT; the protein is encoded by the exons ATGGCGGGCGGCGGAAGTGGGGACCGACCACCGTGGAAAGAGTCGGCGCCACCTCGACCCACCATCAGTCTCCCTCCAAGAGCTGCTTCCATGGAGACCCTTTTCAATGGCGGCTTCAGTCCTGGTCCCATGACTCTTCTCTCTGGCTTTTTGACTGATGGGGATGACAGCAGCAAGTCCTTCTCTCAGCTCCTCGCCGGAGCCATGTTTTCTCCGGTGGCCTCCACCGCCGTGCACGACTCGCATGGCCTCTTTTCACCTTCCCAG GTTCCTGCAGCTACTTCCAATGCTACACAACCGCTGATTCCACCCTTAACTGCAAATTCTTGGGCGACAATGACAGAATCCACTGATCATTCTCACTCTGAACAAAAGTTGCAATCTTCATCACTAAATGTTGATAAGCCTGCAGATGATGGATACAACTGGAGGAAGTATGGACAGAAACAGGTGAAGGGTAGTGAATTTCCTCGAAGTTATTACAAATGCACACATCCACATTGTCCTGTCAAGAAAAAAGTTGAGCGTTCACTTGAGGGTCATGTTACTGCAATTATTTATAAAGGAGAACACAATCATCAACGTCCTCATCCTAACAAACGCTCAAAAGATTCTGTGCCTTCAAATGAACATTCAAATATGCAAGGGAATGCTTCTGCTTATCAAGGGATGACTAAAATGGATCCAGAGTCAAGTCAGGCAACAACTGATCATCTATCAGGAAGTGACAGTGAGGAAGTAGGTGATCATGAAGCTGAAGATGATGAGAAAAATGTTGAGCCTGACCCAAAGAGGAG TAAAACAGAAGCCACAAATTTGGATCCTGCATCTTCACATAGGACAGTCACTGAGCCTAGAATCATTGTGCAAACAACCAGTGAAGTTGATCTTTTAGATGATGGTTACAGATGGCGAAAATATGGGCAGAAAGTTGTCAAAGGAAACCCTTATCCGAG GAGCTATTACAAATGTACAACACCAGGTTGTAAAGTCCGAAAGCATGTTGAGAGGGCTTCAACAGATCCTAAAGCTGTCATAACAACATATGAAGGAAAACACAATCATGATGTTCCAGCTGCTAAGACCAGCAGCCATGTTATGGCAAGTAACAACACTGCACAGATAAAATCACAGAATTCCAATCATGGAAAACAAAGTTTTGGCAACAGAGATATTGGAGGCAATGAGCAACAGCCGGTTGCACGGCTAAGGTTGAAGGAAGAGCAGATAACCTAG
- the LOC108334688 gene encoding probable WRKY transcription factor 4 isoform X1 translates to MAGGGSGDRPPWKESAPPRPTISLPPRAASMETLFNGGFSPGPMTLLSGFLTDGDDSSKSFSQLLAGAMFSPVASTAVHDSHGLFSPSQMSFGMTHQQALAQVSVQASQANSNMHIQAEHSLPVSVSSPTSFTQVPAATSNATQPLIPPLTANSWATMTESTDHSHSEQKLQSSSLNVDKPADDGYNWRKYGQKQVKGSEFPRSYYKCTHPHCPVKKKVERSLEGHVTAIIYKGEHNHQRPHPNKRSKDSVPSNEHSNMQGNASAYQGMTKMDPESSQATTDHLSGSDSEEVGDHEAEDDEKNVEPDPKRSKTEATNLDPASSHRTVTEPRIIVQTTSEVDLLDDGYRWRKYGQKVVKGNPYPRSYYKCTTPGCKVRKHVERASTDPKAVITTYEGKHNHDVPAAKTSSHVMASNNTAQIKSQNSNHGKQSFGNRDIGGNEQQPVARLRLKEEQIT, encoded by the exons ATGGCGGGCGGCGGAAGTGGGGACCGACCACCGTGGAAAGAGTCGGCGCCACCTCGACCCACCATCAGTCTCCCTCCAAGAGCTGCTTCCATGGAGACCCTTTTCAATGGCGGCTTCAGTCCTGGTCCCATGACTCTTCTCTCTGGCTTTTTGACTGATGGGGATGACAGCAGCAAGTCCTTCTCTCAGCTCCTCGCCGGAGCCATGTTTTCTCCGGTGGCCTCCACCGCCGTGCACGACTCGCATGGCCTCTTTTCACCTTCCCAG ATGTCATTTGGAATGACACACCAGCAGGCACTGGCCCAAGTTTCAGTGCAGGCTTCACAAGCTAACTCAAACATGCATATTCAGGCTGAACATTCATTGCCTGTATCAGTATCATCACCTACCTCATTTACACAGGTTCCTGCAGCTACTTCCAATGCTACACAACCGCTGATTCCACCCTTAACTGCAAATTCTTGGGCGACAATGACAGAATCCACTGATCATTCTCACTCTGAACAAAAGTTGCAATCTTCATCACTAAATGTTGATAAGCCTGCAGATGATGGATACAACTGGAGGAAGTATGGACAGAAACAGGTGAAGGGTAGTGAATTTCCTCGAAGTTATTACAAATGCACACATCCACATTGTCCTGTCAAGAAAAAAGTTGAGCGTTCACTTGAGGGTCATGTTACTGCAATTATTTATAAAGGAGAACACAATCATCAACGTCCTCATCCTAACAAACGCTCAAAAGATTCTGTGCCTTCAAATGAACATTCAAATATGCAAGGGAATGCTTCTGCTTATCAAGGGATGACTAAAATGGATCCAGAGTCAAGTCAGGCAACAACTGATCATCTATCAGGAAGTGACAGTGAGGAAGTAGGTGATCATGAAGCTGAAGATGATGAGAAAAATGTTGAGCCTGACCCAAAGAGGAG TAAAACAGAAGCCACAAATTTGGATCCTGCATCTTCACATAGGACAGTCACTGAGCCTAGAATCATTGTGCAAACAACCAGTGAAGTTGATCTTTTAGATGATGGTTACAGATGGCGAAAATATGGGCAGAAAGTTGTCAAAGGAAACCCTTATCCGAG GAGCTATTACAAATGTACAACACCAGGTTGTAAAGTCCGAAAGCATGTTGAGAGGGCTTCAACAGATCCTAAAGCTGTCATAACAACATATGAAGGAAAACACAATCATGATGTTCCAGCTGCTAAGACCAGCAGCCATGTTATGGCAAGTAACAACACTGCACAGATAAAATCACAGAATTCCAATCATGGAAAACAAAGTTTTGGCAACAGAGATATTGGAGGCAATGAGCAACAGCCGGTTGCACGGCTAAGGTTGAAGGAAGAGCAGATAACCTAG
- the LOC108334688 gene encoding probable WRKY transcription factor 4 isoform X2 yields the protein MGMTAASPSLSSSPEPCFLRWPPPPCTTRMASFHLPRLLKWVGPSATPVAYSKQRVMSFGMTHQQALAQVSVQASQANSNMHIQAEHSLPVSVSSPTSFTQVPAATSNATQPLIPPLTANSWATMTESTDHSHSEQKLQSSSLNVDKPADDGYNWRKYGQKQVKGSEFPRSYYKCTHPHCPVKKKVERSLEGHVTAIIYKGEHNHQRPHPNKRSKDSVPSNEHSNMQGNASAYQGMTKMDPESSQATTDHLSGSDSEEVGDHEAEDDEKNVEPDPKRSKTEATNLDPASSHRTVTEPRIIVQTTSEVDLLDDGYRWRKYGQKVVKGNPYPRSYYKCTTPGCKVRKHVERASTDPKAVITTYEGKHNHDVPAAKTSSHVMASNNTAQIKSQNSNHGKQSFGNRDIGGNEQQPVARLRLKEEQIT from the exons ATGGGGATGACAGCAGCAAGTCCTTCTCTCAGCTCCTCGCCGGAGCCATGTTTTCTCCGGTGGCCTCCACCGCCGTGCACGACTCGCATGGCCTCTTTTCACCTTCCCAG GCTTCTTAAATGGGTGGGTCCATCAGCAACCCCAGTTGCTTATTCTAAGCAAAGAGTG ATGTCATTTGGAATGACACACCAGCAGGCACTGGCCCAAGTTTCAGTGCAGGCTTCACAAGCTAACTCAAACATGCATATTCAGGCTGAACATTCATTGCCTGTATCAGTATCATCACCTACCTCATTTACACAGGTTCCTGCAGCTACTTCCAATGCTACACAACCGCTGATTCCACCCTTAACTGCAAATTCTTGGGCGACAATGACAGAATCCACTGATCATTCTCACTCTGAACAAAAGTTGCAATCTTCATCACTAAATGTTGATAAGCCTGCAGATGATGGATACAACTGGAGGAAGTATGGACAGAAACAGGTGAAGGGTAGTGAATTTCCTCGAAGTTATTACAAATGCACACATCCACATTGTCCTGTCAAGAAAAAAGTTGAGCGTTCACTTGAGGGTCATGTTACTGCAATTATTTATAAAGGAGAACACAATCATCAACGTCCTCATCCTAACAAACGCTCAAAAGATTCTGTGCCTTCAAATGAACATTCAAATATGCAAGGGAATGCTTCTGCTTATCAAGGGATGACTAAAATGGATCCAGAGTCAAGTCAGGCAACAACTGATCATCTATCAGGAAGTGACAGTGAGGAAGTAGGTGATCATGAAGCTGAAGATGATGAGAAAAATGTTGAGCCTGACCCAAAGAGGAG TAAAACAGAAGCCACAAATTTGGATCCTGCATCTTCACATAGGACAGTCACTGAGCCTAGAATCATTGTGCAAACAACCAGTGAAGTTGATCTTTTAGATGATGGTTACAGATGGCGAAAATATGGGCAGAAAGTTGTCAAAGGAAACCCTTATCCGAG GAGCTATTACAAATGTACAACACCAGGTTGTAAAGTCCGAAAGCATGTTGAGAGGGCTTCAACAGATCCTAAAGCTGTCATAACAACATATGAAGGAAAACACAATCATGATGTTCCAGCTGCTAAGACCAGCAGCCATGTTATGGCAAGTAACAACACTGCACAGATAAAATCACAGAATTCCAATCATGGAAAACAAAGTTTTGGCAACAGAGATATTGGAGGCAATGAGCAACAGCCGGTTGCACGGCTAAGGTTGAAGGAAGAGCAGATAACCTAG
- the LOC108334688 gene encoding probable WRKY transcription factor 3 isoform X4: protein MGMTAASPSLSSSPEPCFLRWPPPPCTTRMASFHLPRLLKWVGPSATPVAYSKQRVVPAATSNATQPLIPPLTANSWATMTESTDHSHSEQKLQSSSLNVDKPADDGYNWRKYGQKQVKGSEFPRSYYKCTHPHCPVKKKVERSLEGHVTAIIYKGEHNHQRPHPNKRSKDSVPSNEHSNMQGNASAYQGMTKMDPESSQATTDHLSGSDSEEVGDHEAEDDEKNVEPDPKRSKTEATNLDPASSHRTVTEPRIIVQTTSEVDLLDDGYRWRKYGQKVVKGNPYPRSYYKCTTPGCKVRKHVERASTDPKAVITTYEGKHNHDVPAAKTSSHVMASNNTAQIKSQNSNHGKQSFGNRDIGGNEQQPVARLRLKEEQIT, encoded by the exons ATGGGGATGACAGCAGCAAGTCCTTCTCTCAGCTCCTCGCCGGAGCCATGTTTTCTCCGGTGGCCTCCACCGCCGTGCACGACTCGCATGGCCTCTTTTCACCTTCCCAG GCTTCTTAAATGGGTGGGTCCATCAGCAACCCCAGTTGCTTATTCTAAGCAAAGAGTG GTTCCTGCAGCTACTTCCAATGCTACACAACCGCTGATTCCACCCTTAACTGCAAATTCTTGGGCGACAATGACAGAATCCACTGATCATTCTCACTCTGAACAAAAGTTGCAATCTTCATCACTAAATGTTGATAAGCCTGCAGATGATGGATACAACTGGAGGAAGTATGGACAGAAACAGGTGAAGGGTAGTGAATTTCCTCGAAGTTATTACAAATGCACACATCCACATTGTCCTGTCAAGAAAAAAGTTGAGCGTTCACTTGAGGGTCATGTTACTGCAATTATTTATAAAGGAGAACACAATCATCAACGTCCTCATCCTAACAAACGCTCAAAAGATTCTGTGCCTTCAAATGAACATTCAAATATGCAAGGGAATGCTTCTGCTTATCAAGGGATGACTAAAATGGATCCAGAGTCAAGTCAGGCAACAACTGATCATCTATCAGGAAGTGACAGTGAGGAAGTAGGTGATCATGAAGCTGAAGATGATGAGAAAAATGTTGAGCCTGACCCAAAGAGGAG TAAAACAGAAGCCACAAATTTGGATCCTGCATCTTCACATAGGACAGTCACTGAGCCTAGAATCATTGTGCAAACAACCAGTGAAGTTGATCTTTTAGATGATGGTTACAGATGGCGAAAATATGGGCAGAAAGTTGTCAAAGGAAACCCTTATCCGAG GAGCTATTACAAATGTACAACACCAGGTTGTAAAGTCCGAAAGCATGTTGAGAGGGCTTCAACAGATCCTAAAGCTGTCATAACAACATATGAAGGAAAACACAATCATGATGTTCCAGCTGCTAAGACCAGCAGCCATGTTATGGCAAGTAACAACACTGCACAGATAAAATCACAGAATTCCAATCATGGAAAACAAAGTTTTGGCAACAGAGATATTGGAGGCAATGAGCAACAGCCGGTTGCACGGCTAAGGTTGAAGGAAGAGCAGATAACCTAG
- the LOC108335205 gene encoding uncharacterized protein LOC108335205: METKPSSSSANFVDQLVCPGDVVLDLSSMTNQTIKLGGGLRQECDAISVMKAGKLRFSKPNKYWVENSQKRYVPHAEDSVLGIVADSRSDNFLVDIKGPAIAFLPVLAFEGGTRRNIPKFEIGTLLYVRVVKANPGMNPELSCTDATGKAAEFGALKDGYMFECTTGLSRRLLSSPTCPVLDALGKKISFEIAVGLNGRVWVKAASPQTTVIVANAIMNSETLSDAQQRIMVEKLLQRIQ; this comes from the exons ATGGAAACAAAACCCTCCAGTTCCTCTGCAAATTTCGTGGACCAATTAGTG TGTCCTGGAGATGTGGTTCTTGACCTGTCTAGCATGACAAACCAGACAATTAAACTTGGAGGTGGTCTACGACAG GAGTGCGATGCAATTTCCGTAATGAAGGCTGGCAAACTAAGGTTCTCAAAACCCAATAAATACTGGGTTGAAAATTCTCAGAAGAGG tatgTGCCGCATGCGGAGGATTCTGTACTTGGAATTGTTGCGGACTCCAGATCAGAT AACTTTCTTGTGGACATAAAAGGACCAGCTATAGCATTTTTACCGGTGCTTGCATTTGAAGGAGGAACTAGAAGAAATATACCTAAGTTTGAG ATAGGTACTTTGCTTTACGTGCGGGTTGTTAAAGCAAACCCTGGAATGAATCCAGAGTTGTCATGCACTGATG CTACTGGGAAAGCTGCAGAATTTGGTGCTCTAAAAGATGGCTATATGTTTGAGTGTACAACGGGTCTCTCAAGGAG GCTTCTCAGCTCACCCACGTGTCCAGTTCTTGATGCTTTAGGGAAGAAAATTTCCTTTGAGATCGCAGTTGGCTTAAATGGACGTGTTTGG GTCAAGGCAGCATCTCCACAAACAACTGTTATCGTAGCTAATGCGATCATGAATTCAGAGACACTGAGTGATGCTCAGCAGAGAATAATGGTTGAAAAGCTGCTACAAAGAATCCAGTGA